The genomic DNA AGCCGTGGTGTCTCTTGCCGTCGGGTCGAGTGCGATCCTGCTGACCGCATCGGTCGACGATCAGCAGTTCCGGACGTACTGGCAGGAACCGAAAGTCGTGACGGACAGCATGCTGTGGCTGTTCGAATGCGGCGTCCTCGCCTTCGCTTTCGGCGCCATGATCGTCATCGCGGCCATGCCCGCCCGAGACAATCTGATCGCGGCCTGGCCCGCGTTGTCCCAGCGGCGCCGCGCTGCCCTCGAGCGCGTCAGCACGGTACTGACAACGCTCACGATCGTCGGGTACGTGGGATTCGCGGTCCTGATCGTCAAGAGCGGACTGGGGCCCGCCGAGTTGTTCGGCGGCTCCGATCACCCATGGGACGCCCCGGCCAAAACGGCCATCGGCAATATCCCAGGCGTCACCGCCCTCACCCAGATCGGTATCGCCGCGGTCGTTGTATCCGCAATCCTGCTGGCGCACAAGTACACCCGTGCTGAGCTGATCAAACTGCTCGTCGTCCTTGCGCTGTCGGTGCCACGCTCGTACATCTACTCGGAGCGCCTCGCGATCCTCGAGCTCGTGGTCCCGGTGGTGGTCGTCGGTGCCGGCTGGCTTTCCACCCGCGGCCGCAAGCAGCGCACCATCGCTCGCGCCATCCCCGTCGCCGGTATTGCCCTCGTGATCGTCACATTCGCCTTCTTCGAGTACTTCCGGTCGTGGATGTTCTACCGGATGCATGGCGAAGATTCGTTCCCCACATTCGTGATGAACCGGCTCGCGGGCTACTACGCGACAGCCATCAACAACGGCGCGGTCATCATCGATCACATGAGCTGGCCGGGCCGGCTCCCCTACGACACCCTCGAGTCGTTCTGGTCGGTGCAAGGTATCTATCAGCTGCGGCTCTACGAGCGCCTCGGCGGTCACGATCGGCCCTACCCCAAGACATTTGATCCGGATTCTCCGTACTACCGGGTCCTCGAGCAGTACGCGAACCCGGAGTTCAACAACCCAAGCGGGTACGAAGCCCCATTCGTGGATTACGGCCCGATCGGCGGTCTCGTGTTCTTCTTCGGACTCGGCTTGGTCGCCGGACTGCTGTACCGCCACTTCTGCAGAGGCAGCTTGGGCGGCCTCCTGGTGTATCCGATGTTCTTCACGGGGCTCGTCGAGTGGCCGCGGTACATGTACTGGGTCCAAGGCCGCGTCACCTACGCCTGGGTCGGCCTCGCCGCAGTGATCGTGGGCGTGCTCATGACCGAACGCAGGGCTCGCCGGCGCGAGACAATCTGGCCGAAGCAGCCCGCGCCCCTGAAACACCATCAATCGCAGTCGATCTGAGAGGGGCCGCCCCGTGCGAGGTCGGACAATTGTTGCGGCGCTGGGAGCCGTCGTGCTGATGGTCGCCGCCTGCAAACCGCTGTCGGCCGCAGACGACGGGGACCTCCGGGACGACACCGCGGCACTGCAGGCACAGTTCGATGCGCTCCAACCGGGCGCGACCCTGACCCTCGAGCCTCGGACCTACCATCACCGTGGCATCCTCACGGTTCGGACACCCGACGTCACCATCAACGGCAACGGCGCCACGCTGACTGCGACCAACGACGAGACGTCGGCTGTCGACATCCTCGGCGACGGCATCACCATCACCGACGTGACGCTCGCCGCGCCGTCCGACGGCAAGCGCTGGATGGGCGAACAGCAGCATAAACTCGTCGTCAAAGGGCAGCGGGCAACGGTCACCAATGTCAGGGTGACCGGCTCGGCCGGTGCCGGAATCTACTTCAGCGGCGCAACGCATTTCGTTGCTCGGGACATCACGATCACCGGAACCCGCGCCGACGGTTTGCACATGACGGGGGGCTCGGCCTTCGGTCAGGTCGACAACATCAAGACCGATCAAACCGGCGATGACGGTGTCGCGGTCGTGTCATATGACCACGACGCGGCGCCGTGCCATGACATCACCGAAAAGAACATCACCGTCGGGAGTACCCGTTGGGGCCGGGGTATCACAGTGGTCGGCGCGAACAACGTTGACATCAGTCACTTTTCGGTCGCAAATACCAGTTCGGCAGGGTTGTACGTCGCCAACGAGGGAAACCCGTTCTTCACGCGATCCGTCGAACGTGTCGCCATCACCGACGGCACCGTGAGCGGCGCCAACTGGGACAAGGATATCGAGCAGGGCGCCATTCTCGTGTACTCGGGAAATCCGGGACGATTCGTGCACGACGTCACCGTCTCGAATGTGACGGTCACCGCGACGAGCCCCACAGTGAACCGCAACGTGGCCATTGTGGATGAGACGAATGGCGGAGATCGCGCGATGCGCGGCATCAACCTGTCGAACATTCACCTGACGGCGACTGCGGTGGCGCCGTTCTACAGCAATGTGCCGGTCGGCAGCTACACGGTGGCCAACTGGACCAACGACGGCAAGCACATCGACGTCACCTCGATCTAGGCCCACCGACGTCGCCGGAGCCGTGTGCGGCAAACCTCATTTCCGATGCGCGACAGCCGGTTCGGCGGTAACAGCTGTTACTCTGCCGAGTGTCGAAATCTGACGCAAAACTGACGTCGTGGCAAAACAATTCAAAAGGTATCGAACAGCAACATACTGCTGGTTTGTTCCATTCCGCGTCAATTGACCTGATTTCTGGCGAATAGCAAACGGTTCCACTCTCACGCCGGCCTCCGGGACGAATTTCCGAAATGCAACACATTGCGGCCAATGCTCGTCATCATCGTTGCCACAAATGACGGCCGCGTAGCTCGGCGGCCCGATAACGCGTCGAGAGGTCGGGCAAATGGACATCACCATGTGCGTTGGGCGGGTCGGCGCATTGGCGGTCGCGTTGGGCATCGGTACCGCCATCGCCGGCATGGGCACCGCGGCGGCAGCGCCGGAGGCCACGTCGACCGCTCCACACCAGAACGACCCGAAACCCGCGTCGCCGAAGGCAGATTCGAAACCCACGAACAAGCCCAAGGGTCAAGGTCCGGCGGCCGGCGAGCGACCTCAGCGCGCCAAACCGTCTCGTGCCCAGGGGAAGACGCAACAGAATCCCACTGCCGCGCAACCGACCAAGAAGACGCCACCGCAACTGCCCACGGACGTACCGGCCGCAGCGGCCACCCCGCCGAAATCAGTACAGGTGGAATTGATTTCGACCGCCATCAGCACTCCCGCGGCGCAATTGCCCGCGACTGCCGGCGTTACCACGCCTACCGGCCCGTTGACCCACGGCGCGGCACCTTCGGCGCCGCTCGGTGCGCCGATCGCGTGGACCATCGCCGCGTGGACGCGACGTGCAAGCAGTCAGCTGCAGAGCCAGCCGGTCGCCGCCACGAGCCAAACCACCACTGCCGCAACCGAGTCAACCGCCACCACGGCTCAGCCCATGGCGGCCGCCGCAAGAGATACGAGCACGACGTCGCTCACCACCCTGCTCAAACCGGTCACCGCGGTCAAGACGAATCTCAATTCACTCGTCGCGGGCACGCCGACCATCGGTACGCCGGATTCCACCACGGGCGCCGTGTCCGGATCACTCAACGTGACCAATCAGGGCACAGGCACGGTCACGTACACCGTGTCATCGCAACCCACCTACGGCACGGTCACGGTGAATGCAGACGGCTCCTTCACCTATACGCCGACTCAGCTGGCGCGGGACCTGTCCGCCGTCTCGGCGAACCAGAACACCTCCAGCTTCACCGTGCTCGCCAGTAGTGGCTCGTCCAAAGTGTCCGAGACGGTCTCCGTGCCGGTGCTGGCGACGCCGATCACGGGCGACAGCACCGCTGTGCTCCAGGATGTGTTCAGTAATCTCAAGCCGGGCTCGACACTCACGCTGGCCCCAAAGACGTTCTACCACTCGGGTGTTCTGCAGATCACCGTCTCTGGGCTGACCATCAACGGCAATGGCGCGACGCTCCAGGCCACGAATGACGCCACGTCGGCGGTCGA from Mycolicibacterium phocaicum includes the following:
- a CDS encoding right-handed parallel beta-helix repeat-containing protein, whose product is MDITMCVGRVGALAVALGIGTAIAGMGTAAAAPEATSTAPHQNDPKPASPKADSKPTNKPKGQGPAAGERPQRAKPSRAQGKTQQNPTAAQPTKKTPPQLPTDVPAAAATPPKSVQVELISTAISTPAAQLPATAGVTTPTGPLTHGAAPSAPLGAPIAWTIAAWTRRASSQLQSQPVAATSQTTTAATESTATTAQPMAAAARDTSTTSLTTLLKPVTAVKTNLNSLVAGTPTIGTPDSTTGAVSGSLNVTNQGTGTVTYTVSSQPTYGTVTVNADGSFTYTPTQLARDLSAVSANQNTSSFTVLASSGSSKVSETVSVPVLATPITGDSTAVLQDVFSNLKPGSTLTLAPKTFYHSGVLQITVSGLTINGNGATLQATNDATSAVEILADHVTMSNLTLGANLTGPRYYADEQHKLLIEGDYATVSNVTINGAAGAGVYVLGAGWFNLTGITVNNSRADGISMTGGAHDGVVNNPVTNNTGDDGVSVVSYIHDGTICSNITINNPIVNGTTWGRGVTVVGGQNITYNNIKVSNTNGAGIYIASEPSYDTMRVSNVIVNGGTVTGANYNSGVVHGAILVYAGNAGQPVTGVTIENISVSGTPLTAQREIGLIQETGSSMSGIVFKNISFDKTALPIFYTNTPSGSYSASGITMGGTTIIA
- a CDS encoding right-handed parallel beta-helix repeat-containing protein — protein: MRGRTIVAALGAVVLMVAACKPLSAADDGDLRDDTAALQAQFDALQPGATLTLEPRTYHHRGILTVRTPDVTINGNGATLTATNDETSAVDILGDGITITDVTLAAPSDGKRWMGEQQHKLVVKGQRATVTNVRVTGSAGAGIYFSGATHFVARDITITGTRADGLHMTGGSAFGQVDNIKTDQTGDDGVAVVSYDHDAAPCHDITEKNITVGSTRWGRGITVVGANNVDISHFSVANTSSAGLYVANEGNPFFTRSVERVAITDGTVSGANWDKDIEQGAILVYSGNPGRFVHDVTVSNVTVTATSPTVNRNVAIVDETNGGDRAMRGINLSNIHLTATAVAPFYSNVPVGSYTVANWTNDGKHIDVTSI
- a CDS encoding O-antigen polymerase; this translates as MLMATKLRAAAASTTGGELRLGWLSPAVVSLAVGSSAILLTASVDDQQFRTYWQEPKVVTDSMLWLFECGVLAFAFGAMIVIAAMPARDNLIAAWPALSQRRRAALERVSTVLTTLTIVGYVGFAVLIVKSGLGPAELFGGSDHPWDAPAKTAIGNIPGVTALTQIGIAAVVVSAILLAHKYTRAELIKLLVVLALSVPRSYIYSERLAILELVVPVVVVGAGWLSTRGRKQRTIARAIPVAGIALVIVTFAFFEYFRSWMFYRMHGEDSFPTFVMNRLAGYYATAINNGAVIIDHMSWPGRLPYDTLESFWSVQGIYQLRLYERLGGHDRPYPKTFDPDSPYYRVLEQYANPEFNNPSGYEAPFVDYGPIGGLVFFFGLGLVAGLLYRHFCRGSLGGLLVYPMFFTGLVEWPRYMYWVQGRVTYAWVGLAAVIVGVLMTERRARRRETIWPKQPAPLKHHQSQSI